The genomic window GTACAGCAAGTTATGCTTCTGGGAAGGTCGATTCGAAataaagcatttagaaaaatacCAGGAGTAGCACAGCCAAAGAATCAGTTTGCTTTGGAAGTTGTTAAAGCCTTTATACCCCTGCAGGGATTAGGCAGCAACTCTTCAGTCATAAAGCCAAAGTTCTTAGTTGCCTTGGAGAGTATAGCATATATTAAGTATTAGTGCTTCAAACAGCCCAGCTGCTCTAAGGACAAAACTACAGTAAGAAAGAAATCTAGACATGTTAACAGGGAACTAGGAGCACAGAGGCATCTCCCCCTAATCAAGAAATGAGGGTCATGGAACACATTTTAAACTGCAGCTTTCTGTTACAGTTAAGTTTGCATTAACATCAGACCTACATcgaaatttaattatttacttgTGAAGTAAAACTTTGATAGCAACTTCAACAAACATTTtagtgcaaaaagaaaagtgatacATTCCTACTCACCCATAGCAGCTTCTTTTGTCAAACGGCCATGGTATTTGGAGCACTCCACAATCAACTTCTGAAGTTCTTCTGTGCTATGTTTGGACAGTTCCCTGACAAAAGCCTCCGAACACTTCTTTGTATGAATAGAGGCAGGACGGATAGTTTCTGTGCGACCATGTTTGAAAGCTGCAGTACTACAAGATTCATATGTAGCAACCGTCTGATTGTATTGACGAAGGAAAGCCATCTGGAAGGCAAGCTGAACCACAGCATCTGGGCTCACCTTCTTCTGCTTTAGAAGTTCCTTGCCCCCTTCATGGAACTGAATCATATCAATAGACAGTGATTCTACACTGGCATCaaacttctgctttgctttggtaATTCCTGCTTTTAAGGCATCATTCAGCTTAAAGTCAAGTTTCTGCACTGCTCTGGAAGAGTCTACGGAAGCAGGCTGCGACTGAGGGCTGACAGCTGGTACTTTGGTACTGTCTTTAAAGACTTCGTTCTGGAATCTGAGCACAGCCACACCATCACCCCAGGAATGTTCAAAATTAATTCCTGCAGTGCCATCTTTAGCTATGATAAGATTAAAGGATTTGTCATACCAGCGGTTAGCACCATCTCCATGCAACATAGTATGGGACAAGTGCACAAAGTCTTTAATGGGAAAATCATCTAAACTTAGACAAAACAGAGCAGTGTCTACTTTTTGAAGAGCTTCCTCATTGCCGCTATCCAGTAGATTCTTTCTCAGCAATGCCCAAGTATCTCGGTTTTCACTGGTGAGGTAGCCAAGTGGGAAGTCCGGGGCTGGACTGTTGTCACTGAGGATGTATTTCAAGTGTGCTTGTATTTCTGAAGGTTTCACCATATTTCCATCTCTATCAATAAcatcaaatacataaaaattccCTTTTCTCATTACCAGCAAGTGTTTTGCCTTTTCATCTGTCAAAAGCTCATCTCTGTTGAGTTTAGGCAACCGTGTAGAATTGAAAAGCCTGAAGTACTGAGACATATCTAGGGGGTATGCATTGACCATGTAGGCACCAAACCAAGAAAGTGAGGAAGGCACAAATCGGATAATTTTCTTAAAGAGCTCAGTGTCACTTTTTTCTGGATTGAGGTGAAAAACCTCAGGTTCAAGATAACCAGCCCTGAAGGTCTTCATAAAACGCACAGCAGAAACAGTCATATTCGTAGCTCGTATGAGTTGATCATTATACTCAGATTTTGGGTCAGGATTAAAAGacataaatgcattaaaattcaaaacaacaGGGTCACGTGATTTTAGGTACATATCAAACCAGGGACCTGGAAACAAGAGAATTGAGAAACAGGTCAGAACATAAAAGCAGTGTACTGAATCAGACCAGAGGTTCATGTAATCAATATCCCACCTCAAACAGTAATCGTTAATACCTATTGAAGTGCaaataaactagaaaaaaacGTGCAGTAATTCCCTCAAGGACTCTCCCAATCTCCAATTACTAGGAGAGGTACTGCTGGCTAActgtaaaaatactgtatttggaGCGATCCATATGAAGATTCTCAATGTCACCAGCACTGAGGGaaaatttccatgttttctgtATATCTCAGTGATAAACCATAACTCCTGTGATATGCAATGCAGCTCCCTGGCACTGATTTCATTGAACACCTCACATTTAGACTACAACACACCTTTAAGTACACTTAAACTACAAATTTCTTCAATTCTCTATCACTGATGGCATGCTTCTCTTTATAATCTTATCTTGAGCATAAAGAAGcattgcagagagatcttgacgAATTAGTGAGCTGTGCAACCaccaaaaatacaaagtttaacaagagcaagtgctagattctgcacctgggaagggacaACCCTGgatatacatacagactgggagacAAGAGGCTGAGGAACAGCCCCACAGAAGtggatctgggggttttggtcaacagcaagctgaatatgagccagcagtgtgccctggctgCCAAAGGGCCAGGCGTGTcttggggtgcatcaggcacagcactgccagctggtcaagggaagggGCTgtactgctctgctctgcactggtgcagcctcgagtactgtgtgcagttttgggtgccacagtataGAAAGggcataaaactattagagagcatccaaaggaaggctacaaagatggtgaagggtctggaggggaagacacTGAgtagcagctgaggtcccttggtttgttcagcagagcaggctgaagggaggcctcatggtggcctgtagctccctcatgagggagctctgctctctggggacagcgacaggacccaagggaatggcatggagctgggacaggggagggtctgGCTCGGtttcaggaaaaggttcttgaCCGAcagggtggtcgggcactgggacaggctccccagggcagtggtcacagcaccaagcctgacaaagttcaagaagtatttggacaacactctcagacagCTGGTTTagtttttgggtggtcctgggTGGAATCagaagttggactagatgatccttgtgggtcccttccaacccaggatattctgtgattctgcaattaTTTCTGAGGCAGAGTTTCCCttattgtttttcctcattcctATCCCTCCCTTCCTGGCAGCATTCCTCCATCCACATTTGCTGTCACacattttcacctttttcctcctcctatCCActaaagcaaacagcactgaacAGCACTCTTGATACCAATGCATTACAATTGGGTTCTTAAGCTGGCAATATGATGaggttcagcctggaaaagaggaggctgaggggagacctcatcgcgacctacagcttcctcacgaggggcagtggaggggaaggcactgatctattctctttagtgaccagcgATAGGATGCctgggaatggtgtcaagctgcagctggggaggtttaggttagacatcaggaagaggttcttcaccaagagggctgttgggcactggaacaggctccctggggaagcagtcactgcaccaagcttgtcagagtttaagaagcgtttggactgtgctcttagtcacatggtctgaatttttgggtagacctgtgtggtgccaggagatggacttgatgatctttatgggtcccttccaactcaggatattctaggttagaagggacctcaaggTTATTATTCCAGACTGAGAACAGActtcagaaagaagaataaCATCTGACACCTACAGGTTTTTTACAGTCTCATTTCATCACATGGTATGTCAGCATAGCAAGAAGCATGAAtgtgacacaaatgttttctgtctgtgctgtaATGAAGGGAGGCCATCATAGCTCTAAAATGCAATCACACCTCCACATATGCTTAtgagtaaaacaaaaatccaggaGGCATAGCCACAGGCAGCAAAggattgttttgtgtttgtttttttcttcttcttcttaagTAGCACCTATTTCATCATGGTTAAGAACACTGAACTCGTTAAGTTTTGGTATTACAAGTTGTATGGAAGCAGACACCAGAAACAAGTGGATACCAAGTTAATCTCAAGGCAGCCGATGAATGAAAGATTATTATTTCAAGCCTGGATCATTCCCAAGTATAAATTTCTAGCTGAGTTCTAAGAAGGCCAACAGGTAACTCAAGGATCTGTCATAATTTTAATTCTAGATGACTATAACTGGCACtcattatgattttaaaaacacattccaCATCATTATGTAGCCTTTTAACCTTGGACTTGAAAGTCCAGCATGGATGCAACtatacatattttcagaaaacaatttaaagtaGAACAGGTCTTCTATGAGgcctaaaaataataactaaacacagaggaaaacaaacaccctGTATTTCATTGACACAAAGCAGAAGCATGCTGGTTAGCCTTGACAAACACCATACAGTTAGCACCAGTTAAAACCCAGATACTGTACAAAGTGAATAGAACGCATAAGCTAATAAACTGACTAGCAGCTTATGTGAAATAATCTGGTATTCTCTACAGAGTTTGTGGTTGCTGTGCAACTTGTTAAGCTAACACCCTTACGGGCACTCTCAATAGACAGTGAGGGCAGAATTGCATTCACTAGACAACATGTAAGCTTCAACTTCCTTAAGTAATTGAGTATTTCCACCTCTGTTGCTATCCATCCAATAATTTCATAAGAAGGCACTTGTATTTGGAAGCCAGTGGAAGCAACAAGGAAGAAGAACAACCTAAAAACTCCATGCATACTCTCCCTCtcttaatttgttttcccttattctcatcttcctctttctgtatatctctttttcttttgctctttaaaaaagtatttttgttttgttttgttttggttttggtttggtttttttttttgggggggaggttGTTTCATGTCCAGAGCACTGATTATTTCTGCCTTCCAAACCTT from Aythya fuligula isolate bAytFul2 chromosome 8, bAytFul2.pri, whole genome shotgun sequence includes these protein-coding regions:
- the CPT2 gene encoding carnitine O-palmitoyltransferase 2, mitochondrial — encoded protein: MAARQLLLLRRGYSSAGAAEYLHRSIVPTMHYQKSLPRLPVPKLEDTIKRYLNAQKPLLNDDQFRKTEELAHQFEKGIGRELHEQLVAQDKQNKHTSYITGPWFDMYLKSRDPVVLNFNAFMSFNPDPKSEYNDQLIRATNMTVSAVRFMKTFRAGYLEPEVFHLNPEKSDTELFKKIIRFVPSSLSWFGAYMVNAYPLDMSQYFRLFNSTRLPKLNRDELLTDEKAKHLLVMRKGNFYVFDVIDRDGNMVKPSEIQAHLKYILSDNSPAPDFPLGYLTSENRDTWALLRKNLLDSGNEEALQKVDTALFCLSLDDFPIKDFVHLSHTMLHGDGANRWYDKSFNLIIAKDGTAGINFEHSWGDGVAVLRFQNEVFKDSTKVPAVSPQSQPASVDSSRAVQKLDFKLNDALKAGITKAKQKFDASVESLSIDMIQFHEGGKELLKQKKVSPDAVVQLAFQMAFLRQYNQTVATYESCSTAAFKHGRTETIRPASIHTKKCSEAFVRELSKHSTEELQKLIVECSKYHGRLTKEAAMGQGFDRHLFGLRYLAQSKGIALPDFYQDQAYARLNYNIISTSTLVSPAVQLGGFGPVVPDGYGVGYQVHDDWIGCNVSSYPTRNGKEFLQCIHKSLESIFSVLKGKKVGS